ATGGCCTTCCAAGCCACATGGCCAGCAACACACTCATCGCAGCCACCATTCACTGTCCACTTCTCGCCGACCACGGGTCGAGCATCGATGACCAGTTGCCACCAGTCGTAGGTCCAGTTCCCCGAGGCATGGTTGACCGGCACGTCGATGTGGATGTCGATGTCCCTGAAGAACCTTGCCCCATCGTCTCTTGTCTCAACCAGGCCTATCATCGTGCTTTTCGTCTTGGCAAGAAGGCGATCGGAGTGGTCCTCACTGAGCACATGCCGGTAACAACTGCCATCACTATAGCGGTACTTCCACGTTTCAACGAACTTCTTCTTCTCAAGACGAATCTCATTGGTGACGCTTACCTTCACGGAACCTGTGGGATCAGCGAAATAGGTTGGCCCATTGTCAACATACACGTACACATTCGGCCCATCCACATACCCTGCTGGATCCGCCTGGATGAACCTTCCTAACTGCGGCGCGTAGTGGCGGGCGCGGTAGTAGTAGAGGCCCACGGCGCCGTCCCA
The genomic region above belongs to Verrucomicrobiota bacterium and contains:
- a CDS encoding RHS repeat-associated core domain-containing protein, with amino-acid sequence WDGAVGLYYYRARHYAPQLGRFIQADPAGYVDGPNVYVYVDNGPTYFADPTGSVKVSVTNEIRLEKKKFVETWKYRYSDGSCYRHVLSEDHSDRLLAKTKSTMIGLVETRDDGARFFRDIDIHIDVPVNHASGNWTYDWWQLVIDARPVVGEKWTVNGGCDECVAGHVAWKAIMGKVASQRTISVQIGYGPIKMTGGLEASADIIMAQISYWHEFKICTSDAEEQVARISNIDAESAYFTDFWVDTSEHLISHNNFVKKRVQRYGWKKLYVRE